In one Polaribacter sp. ALD11 genomic region, the following are encoded:
- the arsS gene encoding arsenosugar biosynthesis radical SAM (seleno)protein ArsS (Some members of this family are selenoproteins.) encodes MKKSLKARNNDIANTSRQMEILSSGIFANGELPTFAAKIKETGHFPLRPKKLEILQINLGYMCNQVCSHCHVDAGPDRKEIMTKETMQQCLDVIKKTEAHTLDLTGGAPEMNPNFRWFVEEASKAGIKDFIVRSNLTIIRANKKYYDLPEFFKKHGVHVVSSMPHWTRGKTDKQRGDGVFDKSIKALQELNAIGYGLEGSGLKLDLVYNPSGAFLPGDQMALQNDFKKALKTEFDIDFHQLFAITNLPISRFLDYLIASDNYEDYMHSLLDAYNPTAVENVMCTNTISISWDGWLFDCDFNQMLNLKVASKVKHIADYNEELLQDRNIIINQHCYGCTAGAGSSCQGVVA; translated from the coding sequence ATGAAAAAATCACTAAAAGCAAGAAATAACGACATCGCAAATACATCTCGCCAAATGGAAATTCTTTCAAGTGGCATTTTTGCTAACGGAGAGTTACCAACGTTTGCTGCAAAAATTAAAGAAACAGGACATTTTCCTTTACGTCCTAAAAAATTAGAAATTCTACAGATAAACCTAGGTTACATGTGCAACCAAGTTTGTTCACATTGCCATGTAGATGCTGGTCCAGATCGTAAAGAAATTATGACAAAAGAAACCATGCAACAATGTTTAGACGTTATTAAAAAAACAGAAGCACATACGTTAGACTTAACTGGTGGAGCACCAGAAATGAATCCTAATTTTAGATGGTTTGTAGAAGAAGCTTCTAAAGCAGGAATTAAAGATTTTATTGTGCGGTCTAATTTAACAATTATTAGAGCCAATAAGAAATATTACGATTTACCAGAGTTTTTCAAAAAACATGGAGTGCATGTAGTTTCTTCTATGCCACACTGGACGCGTGGAAAAACAGACAAACAACGTGGAGATGGTGTTTTTGATAAATCTATAAAGGCTTTGCAAGAATTAAATGCAATTGGTTATGGGCTAGAAGGTTCTGGTTTAAAATTAGATTTGGTTTACAATCCTTCAGGTGCTTTTTTACCTGGAGATCAAATGGCTTTGCAAAATGATTTTAAAAAAGCATTGAAAACTGAATTTGACATCGATTTCCATCAGCTTTTCGCAATTACAAACTTACCAATTAGTCGTTTTTTAGATTATTTAATTGCTTCAGACAATTATGAAGATTACATGCACTCTTTATTAGATGCATACAATCCTACTGCTGTAGAGAACGTAATGTGTACAAATACAATTTCAATTAGTTGGGATGGTTGGTTGTTCGATTGCGACTTTAATCAAATGTTAAATTTAAAAGTTGCTAGTAAAGTAAAGCACATTGCAGATTATAATGAAGAATTATTACAAGACAGAAACATTATTATAAATCAGCATTGTTACGGTTGTACTGCTGGCGCAGGAAGTAGCTGTCAAGGAGTTGTTGCTTAA
- a CDS encoding DUF547 domain-containing protein, with the protein MKKALLLFIITLTFSQVNAQTSIFNNLLQKHVTKSGIVDYKGIKIDEVTLDSYISYLEKTTPEESWSGNKQKSFWINAYNAYTLKIILENYPLKSIMDIKQKGKTAWKIPFAKVGGKIYTLDYIEHEILRKKLFDPRIHVGVNCASGSCPKLANRAFTEENVDVTLEKLMKEFVNDSTRNKVSNKKVQISSIFDWFKSDFTKNGSIIDYLNTYSKTEINSKAKISYLKYDWSLNDK; encoded by the coding sequence ATGAAAAAAGCACTTTTATTATTTATAATTACACTTACTTTCTCACAAGTAAATGCGCAAACATCTATCTTTAATAATTTATTACAAAAACATGTAACGAAAAGTGGTATTGTAGATTATAAAGGTATAAAAATAGATGAAGTTACATTAGACAGTTACATCTCCTATTTAGAAAAAACTACTCCAGAAGAATCTTGGTCAGGAAACAAGCAAAAATCTTTTTGGATTAATGCATATAACGCATATACCCTTAAAATAATTTTAGAAAATTATCCTCTAAAAAGTATTATGGATATCAAACAAAAAGGAAAAACTGCATGGAAAATTCCTTTTGCAAAAGTTGGTGGAAAAATCTATACTTTAGATTATATAGAACATGAAATTTTACGAAAAAAGCTGTTTGACCCAAGAATTCATGTAGGCGTAAATTGTGCTTCAGGTTCCTGTCCTAAATTAGCAAATAGGGCTTTTACAGAAGAAAACGTAGATGTTACTTTAGAGAAGCTAATGAAAGAGTTTGTAAACGATTCCACAAGAAATAAAGTTTCTAATAAGAAGGTTCAAATTTCTTCAATTTTCGATTGGTTTAAAAGTGATTTTACAAAGAATGGTTCTATTATCGATTATTTAAATACCTATTCAAAAACAGAAATAAACTCGAAAGCTAAAATCAGTTATTTAAAGTATGACTGGTCTTTAAACGATAAATAA
- a CDS encoding DUF2064 domain-containing protein: MNQKTAILIFANSAEKEVERKSFLSTDVISALNTQTLKTVEKSGITYFHISEKQQVGTSFGERFSNAIEGIFDKGFKNVITIGNDTPHLKAQHLVDTLHRLEKNDLVLGPSKDGGFYLMGIKKTHFNKETFIELPWQTNRLHKKIVNIATSKNLEIRFLELLNDIDSKEDIQFIIDSFKAIPLSILQLLQKLFFTIKIAFFQEEFSILNTSFFRNFNKGSPLIFA; encoded by the coding sequence ATGAACCAAAAAACTGCCATATTAATTTTTGCGAATTCTGCGGAAAAAGAAGTTGAAAGAAAATCGTTTCTTTCAACAGATGTTATTTCCGCATTAAATACGCAAACATTAAAAACTGTAGAAAAATCTGGAATTACCTATTTTCATATTTCTGAAAAACAACAAGTTGGAACTTCTTTTGGAGAACGTTTTTCTAATGCTATTGAAGGTATTTTTGATAAAGGTTTTAAAAATGTAATTACTATTGGTAATGATACTCCACATTTAAAAGCACAGCATTTAGTTGACACTTTACATCGTTTAGAAAAAAACGATTTAGTTTTAGGTCCTTCTAAAGACGGTGGTTTCTATTTAATGGGAATTAAAAAAACTCATTTTAATAAAGAAACCTTCATAGAATTACCTTGGCAAACCAATCGTTTACATAAAAAAATTGTTAACATAGCAACTTCTAAAAATTTAGAAATTCGGTTTTTAGAACTTCTAAATGATATCGATTCAAAAGAAGATATTCAATTTATCATAGACAGTTTCAAAGCGATTCCATTATCAATCTTACAACTCTTACAAAAATTATTCTTCACGATTAAGATTGCTTTTTTTCAGGAAGAATTTTCGATATTAAACACTTCATTTTTTAGGAACTTCAATAAAGGCTCTCCACTCATTTTTGCGTAA
- a CDS encoding arsenosugar biosynthesis-associated peroxidase-like protein gives MSKNYYDAADLRKFGKITEWNEELGNKFFDYYGKVFEEGALTAREKSLIALAVAHTEQCPYCIDAYTKDGLQRGITKEQMMEAIHVGAAIKSGATLVHGVQMMNKVNKLEM, from the coding sequence ATGTCTAAAAACTATTACGACGCAGCAGACTTAAGGAAATTTGGAAAAATTACAGAATGGAACGAAGAACTTGGAAACAAATTTTTCGATTATTACGGTAAAGTTTTTGAAGAAGGCGCATTAACAGCTCGCGAAAAATCTTTAATTGCTTTGGCAGTTGCACATACAGAGCAATGCCCTTATTGTATAGATGCATATACAAAAGACGGTTTGCAACGCGGAATTACAAAAGAACAAATGATGGAGGCAATTCATGTTGGTGCTGCGATTAAAAGTGGTGCAACCTTGGTTCACGGAGTGCAAATGATGAATAAAGTGAATAAGTTAGAAATGTAA